Proteins found in one Pongo pygmaeus isolate AG05252 chromosome 8, NHGRI_mPonPyg2-v2.0_pri, whole genome shotgun sequence genomic segment:
- the ADO gene encoding 2-aminoethanethiol dioxygenase: protein MPRDNMASLIQRIARQACLTFRGSGGGRGASDRGAASGPEAPMPPGFPENLSKLKSLLTQLRAEDLNIAPRKATLQPLPPNLPPVTYMHIYETDGFSLGVFLLKSGTSIPLHDHPGMHGMLKVLYGTVRISCMDKLDAGGGQRPRALPPEQQFEPPLQPREREAVRPGVLRSRAEYTEASGPCILTPHRDNLHQIDAVEGPAAFLDVLAPPYDPDDGRDCHYYRVLEPVRPKEASSSACDLPREVWLLETPQADDFWCEGEPYPGPKVFP, encoded by the coding sequence ATGCCCCGAGACAACATGGCCTCCTTGATCCAACGGATCGCCCGCCAGGCTTGCCTCACCTTCCGGGGCAGCGGGGGCGGCCGCGGCGCTTCCGATCGCGGCGCGGCTTCTGGCCCGGAGGCGCCGATGCCGCCGGGCTTCCCCGAGAACCTGAGCAAGCTGAAGAGCCTCCTGACCCAGCTCCGCGCCGAGGACTTGAACATCGCCCCGCGCAAGGCCACACTGCAGCCGCTGCCGCCCAACCTGCCGCCAGTCACCTACATGCACATCTACGAGACGGACGGCTTCAGCCTGGGGGTGTTCCTGCTCAAGAGCGGCACGTCCATCCCGCTGCACGACCACCCGGGCATGCACGGCATGCTCAAGGTGCTATACGGCACCGTGCGCATCAGCTGCATGGACAAGCTAGACGCGGGCGGCGGGCAACGGCCGCGGGCCTTGCCGCCCGAGCAGCAGTTCGAGCCGCCGCTGCAGCCCCGGGAGCGAGAAGCCGTGCGCCCGGGCGTGCTGCGTTCGCGGGCCGAGTACACCGAGGCGAGCGGCCCCTGCATCCTCACACCGCACCGGGACAACCTGCACCAGATCGACGCCGTGGAAGGGCCTGCCGCCTTCCTGGACGTCCTGGCCCCGCCCTACGACCCGGACGATGGCCGGGACTGCCACTATTACCGGGTGCTGGAGCCGGTCAGGCCCAAGGAGGCCTCCAGCTCGGCCTGTGACCTGCCTCGAGAGGTGTGGCTCCTGGAGACCCCACAGGCCGATGACTTCTGGTGCGAGGGAGAACCCTATCCAGGTCCCAAGGTCTTCCCTTGA